From a single Brassica oleracea var. oleracea cultivar TO1000 chromosome C5, BOL, whole genome shotgun sequence genomic region:
- the LOC106295049 gene encoding inactive poly [ADP-ribose] polymerase RCD1, whose translation MEVKIVKGLDSRCENGFGKKRKRPPSYAAYVNGVSCAKLQDVPPPNPQSQLPDKRRKLEGENKICSSENRSGKSLVRYYTYFKKSGIAKRVMIYEKGEWNDVPAHIICAIQKDLDEKRAAIEFEWCGHRFLLDFLHMYKLDLETGSKTPLAWIDIGGKCFFPEIYESDERNYCCRRNCTEDLKRSSSHEINLRLEIDVNGGESPRLNLEECSDEAGDGMDDVPAEDSCSRKIGAAVSKWDETDAVAVSGPKPAGAEGLDKDAVQKMFAIGTASLGPVAVLDVGRFSSEIAEARLALFEKQVEITKKRRGDANVRYAWLPAKREVLSAVMMQGLGVGGTFIRKSMYGVGIHLTAADCPYFSARYCDIDENGVRYMVLCRVIMGNMEPLRGDKAQFFSGGEEYDNGVDDVEKPKNYVVWNINMNTHVFPEFVVRFKLSVPTNAEGNLVARNDNSGVTLEGPKDVSPQLVSHGPEGGSGSGSANSVGSSTTKPNSPRMPFPVVFAAISHKISEKDMSLINADYQQLRGKKMTRAEFVRKLRGIVGDDLLRSTITALENQPKLTNDIPGSMREVEQGAGGMMI comes from the exons ATGGAAGTCAAGATCGTCAAGGGGTTGGATAGTAGATGTGAAAATGGTTTCGGTAAGAAGAGGAAGCGCCCACCAAGCTATGCTGCTTATGTTAATGGAGTATCGTGTGCCAAGCTGCAAGATGTTCCCCCACCGAACCCGCAGAGCCAACTTCCTGACAAAAGAAGGAAATTGGAAGGTGAAAACAAGATTTGTTCTTCTGAGAATCGCTCTGGGAAGTCGCTTGTCAGATACTACACTTACTTTAAGAAGTCAGGGATCGCAAAGCGTGTTATGATCTACGAGAAGGGTGAATGGAATGATGTTCCCGCTCATATTATCTGTGCCATCCAGAAGGATTTAGATGAAAAGAGAGCAGCAATTGAGTTTGAGTGGTGTGGTCATCGTTTTCTCTTGGATTTCTTGCACATGTATAAGCTAGATTTGGAAACAGGGTCAAAAACTCCGCTTGCATGGATTGACATTGGAGGCAAATGTTTTTTCCCTGAAATTTACGAGAGCGATGAAAGGAACTATTGCTGCCGTCGTAACTGCACTGAAGATTTGAAACGGTCTTCTTCGCATGAGATCAACTTGCGCCTTGAGATTGATGTTAACGGTGGGGAGTCACCGAGGTTGAATTTGGAGGAGTGCAGTGATGAAGCTGGTGACGGTATGGATGATGTTCCAGCAGAGGATAGCTGCAGCCGTAAGATTGGAGCTGCTGTTTCGAAATGGGATGAGACGGATGCTGTTGCAGTCTCTGGTCCTAAGCCTGCTGGAGCCGAAGGACTTGATAAAGATGCTGTTCAAAAGATGTTTGCCATAGGTACAGCTTCTCTAGGGCCTGTAGCCGTGCTTGATGTTGGCCGCTTTTCCAGTGAGATTGCTGAAGCTCGTCTAGCTCTTTTCGAGAAGCAGGTTGAAATCACTAAGAAACGTCGAGGGGATGCAAACGTTAGATACGCATGGCTTCCTGCAAAGAGGGAAGTCTTATCTGCGGTTATGATGCAGGGACTTGGAGTTGGAGGAACATTTATTAGAAAGTCCATGTACGGTGTTGGAATACATCTAACTGCTGCGGACTGCCCTTATTTCAG TGCTAGGTACTGTGATATTGACGAAAACGGAGTACGATACATGGTTTTATGCCGTGTAATAATGGGGAACATGGAGCCTCTTCGTGGTGACAAAGCGCAGTTCTTCTCTGGTGGAGAAGAATATGACAATGGAGTGGATGATGTCGAGAAACCAAAGAATTACGTTGTGTGGAACATCAATATGAACACCCATGTATTCCCGGAATTTGTTGTTAGGTTCAAGCTGTCTGTTCCCACCAATGCTGAAG GTAATTTGGTTGCTAGGAATGATAACTCGGGTGTAACTTTGGAAGGACCAAAGGATGTTTCTCCACAGTTGGTGTCACAC GGACCTGAAGGAGGTTCAGGGAGCGGGAGCGCAAACAGTGTTGGTTCGAGCACTACGAAACCCAACTCTCCACGGATGCCTTTTCCTGTTGTGTTTGCAGCAATCTCACATAAGATTTCAGAGAAAGACATGTCTTTAATCAATGCTGACTACCAACAACTGAGG GGGAAAAAGATGACGCGAGCAGAGTTTGTGAGGAAACTGCGTGGGATCGTAGGAGATGATCTCCTTAGGTCCACCATAACAGCTCTTGAAAACCAG CCAAAGTTGACGAATGATATTCCGGGAAGCATGAGAGAGGTTGAACAAGGTGCAGGCGGGATGATGATATGA